In Brachypodium distachyon strain Bd21 chromosome 2, Brachypodium_distachyon_v3.0, whole genome shotgun sequence, one genomic interval encodes:
- the LOC100822746 gene encoding probable carboxylesterase 15, whose amino-acid sequence MSSYTAPQAQAHVVEDFFGVVQLRSDGSVIRGDESVLFPPEQYPEVPGVEWKDVVYHAAHGLKARVYRPSSPVAAEKEEKKLPVLVYFHGGGYCLGSYAQPSFHVFCLRAAAELPAVVLSVQYRLAPEHRLPAAIHDGEGFLSWLRAQAETRNADPWLADSADFARTFVSGCSAGANLAHHVTVQAAASSGIIDSSPVPFRIAGFVLLSAFFSGVQRTPAEIDLSPADVSLTADMADQLWRMALPAGATRDHPLANPFGPETESSGFIAAVELPPVLVVAPGIDVLRDRVLGYAAAMRELGKDVELARFEGEQHGFSVSRPFSDAADEMMRLLRRFVYQPR is encoded by the coding sequence ATGTCCAGCTACACGGCACCACAAGCGCAAGCGCACGTGGTGGAGGATTTCTTCGGCGTGGTGCAGCTCCGCAGCGACGGCTCCGTGATCCGCGGCGACGAATCCGTCCTCTTCCCGCCGGAGCAGTACCCGGAAGTCCCCGGCGTGGAGTGGAAGGACGTGGTGTACCACGCGGCGCACGGCCTCAAGGCCCGCGTGTACAGGCCGTCGTCCCCGGTGGCCGccgagaaggaggagaagaagctcccGGTGCTCGTCTACTTCCACGGCGGGGGCTACTGCCTCGGCTCCTACGCGCAGCCGTCCTTCCACGTCTTctgcctccgcgccgccgccgagctccccGCCGTCGTGCTCTCCGTCCAGTACCGCCTCGCCCCCGAGCACCGACTCCCCGCCGCCATCCACGACGGCGAGGGTTTCCTCTCCTGGCTCCGCGCCCAGGCCGAGACCCGCAACGCCGACCCATGGCTCGCGGATTCGGCCGACTTCGCCAGGACCTTCGTCTCCGGCTGCTCCGCCGGCGCCAACCTGGCCCACCACGTCACCGTccaggccgccgcctcctcgggGATCATTGATTCCTCCCCGGTGCCTTTTCGGATCGCGGGGTTCGTCCTCCTGTCCGCGTTCTTCAGCGGGGTCCAGCGCACGCCGGCCGAGATCGACCTGTCGCCCGCGGACGTGTCCCTGACGGCGGACATGGCCGACCAGCTCTGGCGCATGGCGCTGCCGGCGGGGGCCACCAGGGACCACCCGTTGGCCAACCCGTTCGGCCCGGAGACGGAGAGCTCGGGTTTTATTGCGGCGGTGGAGCTCCCGCCGGTGCTCGTTGTGGCGCCCGGCATAGACGTGCTCCGCGACCGCGTGCTCGGGTAcgcggcggcgatgagggAGCTGGGGAAGGACGTCGAGCTCGCCCGGTTCGAGGGGGAGCAGCACGGCTTCTCCGTCAGCCGCCCGTTCAgcgacgccgccgacgagaTGATGCGGCTGCTCAGGCGGTTCGTGTACCAACCGAGGTGA
- the LOC104582689 gene encoding uncharacterized protein LOC104582689 isoform X1, translating into MTRSDYIKLGYYPFVTIWHMLATKLTGVDGANVVGVIDPYARHAVDVPHAQTMDERNGREDGWVKGWGSSLLHSLLPVRKIALFLPLEYGMNKEQAGVLRLRAGGYPPAATGAYPPHGHCGYAPVVTPRTGLSTVTWGWDHTIPGTTSTAAASTEAGSTRAAACSAASTAGSGSEQVALHTSCAPQPGRQLL; encoded by the exons ATGACCAGAAGTGACTATATCAAGTTGGGATATTACCCGTTCGTTACCATTTGGCATATGCTTGCAACAAAACTGACGGGGGTAGATGGTGCAAATGTGGTTGGAGTCATCGATCCCTACGCCCGACATGCTGTGGACGTTCCCCATGCTCAAACCATGGATGAGAGAAATGGACGAGAAGATGGATGGGTCAAAGGATGGGGGAGCTCACTGTTACACTCTCTTCTTCCTGTGAGAAAGATTGCCTTGTTCTTGCCTCTAG AGTATGGGATGAACAAGGAACAAGCAGGGGTACTGCGGCTACGCGCCGGTGGTTACCCTCCTGCCGCCACCGGCGCTTACCCTCCGCACGGGCACTGCGGCTACGCGCCGGTGGTTACCCCTCGCACGGGACTCAGCACG GTCACATGGGGATGGGATCATACCATACCGGGCACCaccagcacggcggcggcatctACGGAGGCGGGAAGCACAAGGGCAGCGGCATgttcggcggcaagcacgGCAGGAAGTGGAAGTGAACAAGTGGCCTTACACACATCGTGCGCGCCCCAACCAGGCAGGCAGCTACTCTAG
- the LOC104582689 gene encoding uncharacterized protein LOC104582689 isoform X2 encodes MVQMWLESSIPTPDMLWTFPMLKPWMREMDEKMDGSKDGGAHCYTLFFLFLSLEAQAQGFYSHGRVWDEQGTSRGTAATRRWLPSCRHRRLPSARALRLRAGGYPSHGTQHGHMGMGSYHTGHHQHGGGIYGGGKHKGSGMFGGKHGRKWK; translated from the exons ATGGTGCAAATGTGGTTGGAGTCATCGATCCCTACGCCCGACATGCTGTGGACGTTCCCCATGCTCAAACCATGGATGAGAGAAATGGACGAGAAGATGGATGGGTCAAAGGATGGGGGAGCTCACTGTTACACTCTCTTCTTCCT ATTTCTTTCCTTAGAGGCTCAAGCTCAAGGGTTCTATTCTCATGGTAGAGTATGGGATGAACAAGGAACAAGCAGGGGTACTGCGGCTACGCGCCGGTGGTTACCCTCCTGCCGCCACCGGCGCTTACCCTCCGCACGGGCACTGCGGCTACGCGCCGGTGGTTACCCCTCGCACGGGACTCAGCACG GTCACATGGGGATGGGATCATACCATACCGGGCACCaccagcacggcggcggcatctACGGAGGCGGGAAGCACAAGGGCAGCGGCATgttcggcggcaagcacgGCAGGAAGTGGAAGTGA
- the LOC104582689 gene encoding uncharacterized protein LOC104582689 isoform X3, producing MVQMWLESSIPTPDMLWTFPMLKPWMREMDEKMDGSKDGGAHCYTLFFLVWDEQGTSRGTAATRRWLPSCRHRRLPSARALRLRAGGYPSHGTQHGHMGMGSYHTGHHQHGGGIYGGGKHKGSGMFGGKHGRKWK from the exons ATGGTGCAAATGTGGTTGGAGTCATCGATCCCTACGCCCGACATGCTGTGGACGTTCCCCATGCTCAAACCATGGATGAGAGAAATGGACGAGAAGATGGATGGGTCAAAGGATGGGGGAGCTCACTGTTACACTCTCTTCTTCCT AGTATGGGATGAACAAGGAACAAGCAGGGGTACTGCGGCTACGCGCCGGTGGTTACCCTCCTGCCGCCACCGGCGCTTACCCTCCGCACGGGCACTGCGGCTACGCGCCGGTGGTTACCCCTCGCACGGGACTCAGCACG GTCACATGGGGATGGGATCATACCATACCGGGCACCaccagcacggcggcggcatctACGGAGGCGGGAAGCACAAGGGCAGCGGCATgttcggcggcaagcacgGCAGGAAGTGGAAGTGA
- the LOC100823061 gene encoding uncharacterized protein LOC100823061 isoform X2, with amino-acid sequence MGGHLYALDFDGVICDSCGESSLSAVKAAKVRWPWVFEQVDAAMEGWIVEQMYTLRPVVETGYENLLLVRLLVEIRIPSARRSSVSDGLSVQEILENWLKLKPTIMSEWNEDRDSLVDLFGRIRDDWIENDLPGWIGANRFYPGTADALKFSSSEVYIVTTKQGRFAEALLKELAGIEIPSERIYGLGTGPKVKVLQQLQQMPQHQGLTLHFVEDRLATLKNVIKEPALDGWNLYLVNWGYNTPKEREEAGGISRIEVIDLPDFSKKLK; translated from the exons ATGGGCGGCCACCTGTACGCGCTCGACTTCGACGGCGTTATCTGCGACAGCTGCGGCGAGAGCTCCCTCTCCGCCGTCAAG GCTGCCAAGGTCAGATGGCCGTGGGTGTTTGAGCAGGTCGACGCTGCCATGGAAGGGTGGATTGTGGAGCAAATGTACACC CTTCGACCGGTGGTGGAAACAGGATATGAGAATCTGTTGCTTGTTAGGCTGCTTGTCGAGATCCGAATACCCTCTGCTCGACGATCATCG GTTTCAGATGGGCTTAGCGTCCAAGAAATATTGGAGAACTGGTTGAAATTGAAGCCCACCATCATGTCTGAATGGAATGAAGATAGGGACTCTCTAGTTGACCTCTTTGGCCGCATAAGGGATGACTGGATTGAAAACGATTTGCCAGGCTGGATAGGCGCTAACAG ATTTTATCCCGGAACAGCTGATGCATTGAAATTTTCAAGCTCGGAAGTGTACATAGTTACTACAAAACAG GGAAGATTTGCTGAAGCACTATTGAAAGAATTGGCTGGAATAGAGATTCCCTCCGAAAGGATATATGGCCTTGGCACTGG TCCAAAGGTTAAAGTTCTCCAGCAACTCCAGCAAATGCCACAGCATCAAGGCTTGACACTTCA TTTTGTTGAGGACCGGCTTGCAACTTTGAAGAATGTTATCAAAGAGCCGGCACTGGACGGATGGAACCTCTACCTTG TGAACTGGGGATACAACACACCgaaagagagggaggaagCAGGCGGCATCTCAAGAATCGAGGTCATTGATCTCCCTGACTTCAGTAAAAAGCTGAAATAG
- the LOC100823061 gene encoding uncharacterized protein LOC100823061 isoform X1 produces MGGHLYALDFDGVICDSCGESSLSAVKAAKVRWPWVFEQVDAAMEGWIVEQMYTLRPVVETGYENLLLVRLLVEIRIPSARRSSVSDGLSVQEILENWLKLKPTIMSEWNEDRDSLVDLFGRIRDDWIENDLPGWIGANRFYPGTADALKFSSSEVYIVTTKQAKLKMTSNWYQLVSYAKISMKGFSKLVNNRGRFAEALLKELAGIEIPSERIYGLGTGPKVKVLQQLQQMPQHQGLTLHFVEDRLATLKNVIKEPALDGWNLYLVNWGYNTPKEREEAGGISRIEVIDLPDFSKKLK; encoded by the exons ATGGGCGGCCACCTGTACGCGCTCGACTTCGACGGCGTTATCTGCGACAGCTGCGGCGAGAGCTCCCTCTCCGCCGTCAAG GCTGCCAAGGTCAGATGGCCGTGGGTGTTTGAGCAGGTCGACGCTGCCATGGAAGGGTGGATTGTGGAGCAAATGTACACC CTTCGACCGGTGGTGGAAACAGGATATGAGAATCTGTTGCTTGTTAGGCTGCTTGTCGAGATCCGAATACCCTCTGCTCGACGATCATCG GTTTCAGATGGGCTTAGCGTCCAAGAAATATTGGAGAACTGGTTGAAATTGAAGCCCACCATCATGTCTGAATGGAATGAAGATAGGGACTCTCTAGTTGACCTCTTTGGCCGCATAAGGGATGACTGGATTGAAAACGATTTGCCAGGCTGGATAGGCGCTAACAG ATTTTATCCCGGAACAGCTGATGCATTGAAATTTTCAAGCTCGGAAGTGTACATAGTTACTACAAAACAG GCCAAGTTGAAAATGACATCAAATTGGTATCAGCTTGTCAGCTATGCCAAGATATCGATGAAAGGATTTTCAAAGCTTGTGAATAACCGA GGAAGATTTGCTGAAGCACTATTGAAAGAATTGGCTGGAATAGAGATTCCCTCCGAAAGGATATATGGCCTTGGCACTGG TCCAAAGGTTAAAGTTCTCCAGCAACTCCAGCAAATGCCACAGCATCAAGGCTTGACACTTCA TTTTGTTGAGGACCGGCTTGCAACTTTGAAGAATGTTATCAAAGAGCCGGCACTGGACGGATGGAACCTCTACCTTG TGAACTGGGGATACAACACACCgaaagagagggaggaagCAGGCGGCATCTCAAGAATCGAGGTCATTGATCTCCCTGACTTCAGTAAAAAGCTGAAATAG
- the LOC104582690 gene encoding brain acid soluble protein 1 isoform X1, whose amino-acid sequence MGCGGSKEDVATGNNNNGAGRGNKLFRRKSTMAAASHRSSQASSPYPSDDTSVTVKDVVKDPAAGEAKAPEAKADQSSAREKTPVGAVVEEKKEGVVAAAASTVAEAAPAAEKPLVKGEDELPKSTMADEQAAAKIEEAEEETPPASRNQDGYPW is encoded by the exons ATGGGTTGCGGTGGCTCCAAAGAGGACGTGGCCaccggcaacaacaacaacggcgccggccgcggcaACAAGCTCTTCAGGAGGAAGTCCACCATGGCTGCCGCCAGCCACCGCTCCTCCCAGGCGTCATCCCCGTATCCGTCCGACGACACCTCCGTCACCGTCAAGGACGTTGTCAAGgacccggcggccggcgaggccaaggCCCCTGAGGCCAAGGCGGATCAGTCATCGGCGCGCGAGAAGACACCCGTTGGTGCCGTCGTcgaggagaagaaagagggcgtggtggccgccgctgcttcCACGGTGGCCGAGGCGGCACCGGCCGCGGAGAAACCACTTGTGAAGGGGGAAGACGAGCTGCCCAAATCCACCATGGCTGATGAGCAGGCGGCGGCTAAGattgaagaagcagaggaagagaCGCCTCCTGCTTCCAGAAATCAGGATG GTTATCCCTGGTAA
- the LOC104582690 gene encoding brain acid soluble protein 1 isoform X2, translated as MGCGGSKEDVATGNNNNGAGRGNKLFRRKSTMAAASHRSSQASSPYPSDDTSVTVKDVVKDPAAGEAKAPEAKADQSSAREKTPVGAVVEEKKEGVVAAAASTVAEAAPAAEKPLVKGEDELPKSTMADEQAAAKIEEAEEETPPASRNQDGSK; from the exons ATGGGTTGCGGTGGCTCCAAAGAGGACGTGGCCaccggcaacaacaacaacggcgccggccgcggcaACAAGCTCTTCAGGAGGAAGTCCACCATGGCTGCCGCCAGCCACCGCTCCTCCCAGGCGTCATCCCCGTATCCGTCCGACGACACCTCCGTCACCGTCAAGGACGTTGTCAAGgacccggcggccggcgaggccaaggCCCCTGAGGCCAAGGCGGATCAGTCATCGGCGCGCGAGAAGACACCCGTTGGTGCCGTCGTcgaggagaagaaagagggcgtggtggccgccgctgcttcCACGGTGGCCGAGGCGGCACCGGCCGCGGAGAAACCACTTGTGAAGGGGGAAGACGAGCTGCCCAAATCCACCATGGCTGATGAGCAGGCGGCGGCTAAGattgaagaagcagaggaagagaCGCCTCCTGCTTCCAGAAATCAGGATG GAAGCAAGTAA